GTGAAGGAGAAGTTACCTATCATAAAAACGCATGGGCCAATGGACAATTAGTGATTCGAGTCATTGCCAGTAGTCGAGATGAACTGATTGATATTTTCAACCAGAATGCCGCCCAAATGATTCATACTATTCAAGCTAAAGAGTTCAATAGACTTTATGCCAAATATAAACGCAAACCGAACAAGGGTATTCAGGAAAAACTTAAAAAGGAACTTCAAATTGAAGCAGTAATTCCCAAAGAAGCTGTGTTGGCTTCACACGATGATAAACACGCCTGGGTGCGAATTGAGAGAGAAAAACTCAAAGGAGGTTACCAACATCAGATTAGTCAGGGTCTTTTGATTTTTAAATATCCTTACCGCCAAAAGCAACAATTTTTAGATAGCAATCTGTTTGCTTTACGTGATTCTATTCTTCAGGCTTATATTCCGGGACCATCTGATGGCAGCTATATGACCACTGAATATCGTTATTATCCCCCGGTTACTAAAGAAATCAATTATCAGGACCATTTCGCAAAAGAGATTCATGGGTTATGGCGCATGGAAAACAATTTCATGGGAGGTCCAATGGCTACATATTTTGTATTGAATGAAGATGAAGGTATGATCTATTGTTTCTCTGGATACGCTTTTGCACCACAATTTAACAAACGGGAATACTATAGAGAAATCGAATCCATAGCAAGGTCAATCCAATTTGTTTCTGCATCCAAATAACATTCTCTTTATATGTAAATGTAAGCCCCCCGTCATTTCGTAATCGACATTGAGAGTAGGTTTGCCCTCAAAAAATTATGAAATACATTCTTTTGATCAGTATCGCGTTGGCATCTTTTGTAGTTTCAGCCCAGGAAATGAATCCCAATAAATATGGAATGGATACCACATCCACATTGCCTATTGGGTTAAATGTAAACGATCAGGCACCCATTATTAAAACAACCTCCATCACAGGAGAAAAGATCAATACCGGGAAATTGTTGAAACAAGGCCCTGTTGTAGTTATATTTTACCGTGGAGAATGGTGTCCGGTTTGCAATCGTTATCTGAGTAAATTGAATAATTCTTTACCCGAAATAACAGCCAAAGGCGCTACCGTTTTAGTGGTCTCCCCAGAGCAGCAATCAAGTGCTTCCAAAACAGCTGAAAATACAAAATCGGACTTTATTTTCATCTCAGATGCTTCACTTAAAATCTGTAAAGATTTTGATGTTTTGTTTGATGTAACACAAAAATATCAAGAACGAATTTTAAAAAACCTGGATACTGACATTGCTCAAAACAATGGCAAAGAAAATGCACAATTACCTGTGCCTGCTACATTTATTATTGATACAGATGGTAAAATCATCTATAAACAATTTGACTATAATTAGACCAATCGTGCTACGGCTGAAGACATCTTAAAAATGCTCTAGTGGATAAAAACCAATAGAGGTGAGTTTTGTTACTAACCACCTCTATTTAACCCGTTACCTTTGTACACTTCATTAATGGTATTGATATGAGATCATCTTTTCTATTTTTAAGTGCAGTATTGGTTTTGTCATTTTTTGGTTGTTCTGATCAATCAGA
This genomic interval from bacterium SCSIO 12643 contains the following:
- a CDS encoding AhpC/TSA family protein, with the translated sequence MKYILLISIALASFVVSAQEMNPNKYGMDTTSTLPIGLNVNDQAPIIKTTSITGEKINTGKLLKQGPVVVIFYRGEWCPVCNRYLSKLNNSLPEITAKGATVLVVSPEQQSSASKTAENTKSDFIFISDASLKICKDFDVLFDVTQKYQERILKNLDTDIAQNNGKENAQLPVPATFIIDTDGKIIYKQFDYN
- a CDS encoding DUF4837 family protein; translation: MNQILKFIFSIAVLSSVLFSCSNNDEENKMLMSISGNPGEVIFVTTTNQWKGKIGETIQSHFLKPVYGMPQDEPLFNVIQTNKSDFDRIFQTFRNVVLIEIDTNRYSEGEVTYHKNAWANGQLVIRVIASSRDELIDIFNQNAAQMIHTIQAKEFNRLYAKYKRKPNKGIQEKLKKELQIEAVIPKEAVLASHDDKHAWVRIEREKLKGGYQHQISQGLLIFKYPYRQKQQFLDSNLFALRDSILQAYIPGPSDGSYMTTEYRYYPPVTKEINYQDHFAKEIHGLWRMENNFMGGPMATYFVLNEDEGMIYCFSGYAFAPQFNKREYYREIESIARSIQFVSASK